One segment of Panicum virgatum strain AP13 chromosome 1K, P.virgatum_v5, whole genome shotgun sequence DNA contains the following:
- the LOC120653126 gene encoding glutamate receptor 2.7-like: MFLFLAFISAVAQNVTENKVEEFHVGVVLDLGTTVGKVAHTSILIAIEDFYAVHPNYTTRIVLHIRDSMSDDVQAASEVLDLLENYKVQAIIGPQKSSQAVFVLALGNKHQVPIISFTATSTSLSSRRLPYFVQATARDSAQVCSIASIIKTYGWREVVPIYVDNDYGRGIIPDLVNVLEGIDAHIPYQSAIDESATGEQITQKLYKLMTMQTRVFVVHMSYSLGSLFFTKAKGIGMMSKGFVWIITDGRANLIDSLNPSVVEAMNGALGVESYVPKSIELDNFTMRWYMRSRNDHPNDPTLKLSIFGLWSYDAIWAVAQAAEKAKITEEKFQRSSALKNYTSSKTLENSRNGPTVLKAILQTKFQGLSGYFDLSDGQLQVSMFQIINVVGKAHRVIGFWNAQNGISQQSDQRTSNTTYSATHNLNIVIWPGESTEVPRGWKIPTNGKKLRVGVVAGAGYPEYIDANEDPLTGEIKASGLAIEIFEEAVKRLHYALTYEYIVFNTTENVSSSYDDFVNQVYLKEYDIAVGDITIRYNRSLYVDFTLPYTESGIAMVVPVKESVHMNAWIFLKTLTPGMWFGTIILFIYTGIVIWLLELLGNNKNVHGPIPRQLATMIYFSLFEEKEKVKRLTSRIVLVIWLFFLVVLKSSYTASLTSMLTVQQLQPTVTNVDELLKTGLAVGYGRGSYIKSLLEELGFDTSKIKPYDTPEDYHNALSMGSKNGGVAALVDEIPYIKLFLAEHCKGYTMVGPIYKTAGFGYALQKGSPLVGDISQAILNITGGDTMIQIEKKWIGDQNNCQNVGTISGTDSLTFDSFAGPIIATGVASTTSLVIALITYFCKNKQAEPENGDSEQILPPETGGDEERQCQQAARARGMHGQINKAMRDGSLVMCRGERIHNSWVSSSARF; this comes from the exons ATGTTCCTTTTCTTGGCATTCATCTCAGCAGTTGCCCAAAATGTTACAGAAAATAAAGTAGAAGAATTCCATGTAGGGGTGGTACTTGATTTGGGTACAACAGTAGGCAAGGTAGCACATACCAGCATTTTAATTGCTATCGAGGATTTCTATGCTGTCCATCCGAACTACACCACACGGATCGTCCTCCACATTAGGGACTCCATGAGTGATGATGTCCAAGCTGCATCTGAAG TTCTTGACTTGCTGGAGAACTACAAAGTCCAAGCTATAATTGGCCCACAGAAATCGTCTCAAGCTGTGTTTGTATTAGCTCTCGGAAATAAGCATCAAGTCCCAATTATATCATTCACAGCAACAAGCACATCTTTATCTTCCCGTAGACTTCCATATTTTGTTCAAGCAACAGCGCGTGACTCTGCACAAGTGTGCAGCATCGCTTCCATAATCAAGACCTATGGATGGAGAGAGGTGGTGCCCATCTATGTTGACAACGATTATGGTAGAGGTATTATACCAGACCTTGTTAATGTCCTTGAAGGAATAGATGCCCATATTCCTTATCAGAGTGCAATAGATGAATCAGCAACAGGTGAACAAATTACACAAAAACTCTACAAGCTGATGACAATGCAAACAAGGGTCTTTGTCGTTCACATGTCGTACTCCTTGGGCTCCCTCTTCTTCACAAAAGCAAAAGGAATTGGCATGATGAGCAAAGGATTTGTTTGGATAATAACAGATGGACGAGCAAATCTCATAGATTCCCTAAATCCTTCGGTAGTGGAAGCAATGAATGGTGCCTTGGGGGTTGAGTCCTATGTCCCTAAATCAATAGAACTTGACAATTTCACCATGAGATGGTATATGAGGTCCCGAAATGATCATCCAAATGACCCAACATTGAAATTAAGCATCTTTGGACTATGGAGCTATGATGCGATCTGGGCAGTAGCACAAGCAGCAGAAAAGGCAAAGATTACTGAAGAAAAATTTCAGAGATCATCTGCACTGAAAAACTACACAAGTTCAAAAACCTTAGAGAACTCAAGAAACGGTCCAACAGTCCTAAAGGCAATTTTGCAAACTAAGTTTCAAGGCTTAAGTGGTTACTTTGACCTTTCAGATGGACAACTGCAAGTTTCCATGTTTCAGATAATAAACGTAGTTGGAAAAGCACATAGAGTAATTGGGTTTTGGAATGCACAAAATGGAATTTCGCAGCAGTCAGATCAAAGGACATCAAACACGACATACAGCGCCACACATAATTTGAATATCGTGATTTGGCCAGGAGAATCAACAGAGGTACCAAGAGGCTGGAAAATTCCAACAAATGGGAAGAAGCTTCGAGTTGGCGTCGTCGCAGGTGCAGGGTATCCAGAATACATAGATGCCAACGAAGACCCTCTAACAGGTGAAATTAAAGCAAGTGGGCTTGCTATTGAAATATTTGAAGAGGCAGTAAAGAGACTTCATTATGCACTCACTTATGAATATATAGTATTTAACACCACAGAGAATGTAAGTTCAAGCTATGATGATTTTGTCAACCAAGTTTACCTTAAG GAGTATGACATAGCAGTTGGAGACATAACAATTAGGTACAACAGAAGTTTGTACGTCGACTTCACTCTGCCATACACTGAATCAGGGATAGCGATGGTTGTTCCTGTCAAGGAAAGCGTACACATGAATGCATGGATTTTCTTGAAGACACTGACACCTGGCATGTGGTTTGGGACTATCATACTCTTTATCTACACAGGCATTGTGATATGGTTATTGGAGCTTCTAGGCAACAACAAGAATGTCCATGGTCCAATTCCACGACAGCTAGCTACAATGATATATTTTTCATTGTTTGAAGAGA AAGAGAAGGTGAAACGCCTTACCTCTCGGATCGTATTGGTCATATGGCTGTTTTTCCTTGTAGTACTTAAGTCAAGCTACACTGCAAGCTTGACGTCCATGCTAACTGTGCAGCAGCTCCAACCAACTGTAACAAATGTTGATGAACTCCTAAAAACTGGACTAGCCGTTGGGTATGGACGTGGTTCCTACATCAAGAGTCTTTTGGAAGAACTCGGTTTTGACACATCAAAGATCAAGCCCTATGACACCCCTGAAGATTATCACAATGCACTTTCCATGGGAAGCAAGAATGGTGGTGTTGCTGCCCTTGTAGATGAAATCCCATACATCAAACTATTTCTTGCAGAGCATTGCAAGGGATACACCATGGTTGGGCCAATATATAAGACTGCGGGTTTTGGATAT GCATTGCAGAAGGGCTCGCCCTTAGTTGGTGACATCTCACAGGCAATCCTCAACATAACAGGTGGAGACACCATGATTCAAATTGAGAAGAAATGGATAGGAGATCAAAACAACTGCCAAAATGTGGGCACCATCTCTGGAACAGATAGCCTCACCTTTGACAGCTTTGCAGGACCCATCATCGCCACTGGAGTTGCCTCGACCACTTCTCTTGTGATAGCCTTGATAACctatttctgcaaaaacaaACAAGCAGAACCAGAAAATGGTGACTCGGAACAAATCTTGCCACCTGAAACTGGTGGAGATGAAGAAAGACAGTGCCAACAAGCAGCCAGAGCCAGAGGGATGCATGGACAAATAAACAAGGCTATGCGTGATGGTTCGCTTGTCATGTGCAGAGGTGAAAGGATTCATAACTCGTGGGTATCAAGTTCAGCTCGATTTTAG